In one window of Reinekea forsetii DNA:
- the lpxK gene encoding tetraacyldisaccharide 4'-kinase has protein sequence MKFWFNPTLSWQALLLLPLTALVLLISQGKRLRRSTRPYTRPVLVVGNLTVGGTGKTPMIIWLAELCQRHGIRVAVVSRGYGAKPDRAFPFQITEQISAKHCGDEPKMLAQRLNIPVVVDPQRHRAVNFVLAHHSVDLIISDDGLQHYAMHRDLEILMLDGLRGLGNGCLLPAGPLRETAGRLKSVDFIVVKQHPLALPMPYELARLTAAIPLNSLGKALVQGPVKICSGIGNFNSFQRSVVDLGYEVIETLSFADHQLISPEALANNQWPIIITEKDAIKLDLTRYPHIYVLTIAFDFDTEFERRVLASLREQIHAKSHHHTGTL, from the coding sequence ATGAAGTTCTGGTTTAACCCCACCTTAAGTTGGCAGGCCTTGTTGCTCTTGCCCTTGACCGCTCTGGTTTTACTGATTAGCCAAGGTAAGCGCCTGCGCCGCTCAACTCGGCCCTATACGCGGCCGGTTTTGGTCGTGGGCAACCTAACCGTTGGCGGCACCGGCAAGACGCCGATGATTATCTGGTTGGCAGAACTTTGTCAGCGTCATGGCATTCGCGTCGCGGTGGTCAGTCGCGGCTATGGCGCCAAACCGGATAGGGCGTTTCCATTTCAGATAACCGAGCAGATTAGCGCAAAACACTGTGGTGATGAGCCCAAGATGCTGGCGCAACGGCTGAATATTCCTGTGGTTGTGGATCCGCAACGGCATCGGGCGGTTAACTTTGTCTTGGCCCATCACTCGGTCGATTTGATCATCAGTGATGATGGCCTACAACATTATGCCATGCACCGGGATCTAGAGATCCTCATGCTCGATGGCTTGCGCGGCTTGGGCAATGGCTGCCTCTTGCCTGCCGGACCTCTGCGTGAGACGGCCGGACGGCTCAAGAGTGTCGATTTTATTGTCGTCAAGCAGCACCCATTGGCGCTGCCCATGCCCTATGAACTGGCCCGATTAACGGCGGCCATTCCGCTCAACAGCCTAGGCAAAGCCTTGGTGCAAGGGCCGGTTAAGATCTGCTCTGGCATTGGTAATTTTAACTCGTTTCAACGCTCGGTGGTCGACCTCGGCTATGAGGTGATTGAGACCCTGTCCTTTGCCGATCACCAGCTGATTAGCCCGGAAGCACTGGCCAATAATCAATGGCCGATTATAATTACTGAGAAAGATGCCATTAAATTGGATCTAACGCGTTACCCCCACATTTATGTACTCACTATCGCTTTCGATTTCGATACCGAATTCGAGCGCCGAGTGTTAGCCAGCCTCAGGGAGCAAATCCATGCAAAAAGTCATCATCATACCGGCACGCTTTAG
- a CDS encoding ABC transporter ATP-binding protein, with protein sequence MNLNSVLGCQAVTRSFQMGPDRVDVLKEISFEIHRGEMASIVGTSGSGKTTLLNLLAGLDDPTSGTVTMAGQVIGQQNDRQRAAARNTHMGFVFQFHHLLPEFSALDNVLMPWRIKGRAGPDAIAYAHHLLTEVGLQDRMSHRPAELSGGERQRVAIARALVKQPDVVLMDEPTGNLDEDTSEQVHRLIESLNHHLASSFVIVTHNQEWAKNVPIQFRLTKGQLMLIS encoded by the coding sequence ATGAATCTTAATTCGGTTTTAGGCTGCCAGGCAGTGACCCGCAGCTTTCAGATGGGTCCTGATCGGGTCGATGTGCTCAAGGAGATCAGTTTCGAGATCCACAGAGGCGAAATGGCCAGTATTGTCGGAACCAGCGGTTCGGGTAAAACCACGCTCTTGAATCTATTGGCCGGCCTGGACGATCCAACCTCGGGCACGGTAACCATGGCCGGCCAGGTGATCGGCCAGCAGAATGATCGTCAGCGCGCCGCCGCGCGCAATACTCATATGGGCTTTGTGTTCCAGTTTCACCACCTATTACCGGAGTTTTCAGCGCTCGACAATGTCCTGATGCCTTGGCGTATTAAGGGTCGTGCTGGGCCGGATGCCATTGCCTATGCGCATCACCTGTTGACCGAGGTCGGCCTGCAAGACCGGATGAGCCATCGACCCGCCGAATTGTCTGGCGGCGAGCGGCAGCGGGTCGCGATCGCGCGGGCCTTAGTGAAGCAACCCGATGTGGTTTTAATGGATGAACCTACCGGTAATCTCGATGAAGACACGTCGGAACAGGTCCATAGACTGATTGAATCCTTAAATCACCACCTGGCGTCCAGCTTCGTGATCGTGACGCACAATCAGGAATGGGCGAAAAACGTCCCGATCCAGTTCCGCTTAACCAAAGGCCAATTAATGCTGATTTCCTAA
- a CDS encoding MotA/TolQ/ExbB proton channel family protein yields the protein MFEIIKSGGWLMLPIVFSSVIALAITVERYWTLRVAKVRPKEQLPQVWLWIKNQELDANKIKELKQSSLFGFVLAAGLTTSRHGREAMKDAIQEAGDHVAHEMEKFLNTLGTIAAISPLLGLLGTVLGMVDVFSDIMLQGTGNTAVLAGGISKALITTAAGLSVAIPAVIFHRALARKIDELLVLMEQDSAKLVEAIYNDGSSNKK from the coding sequence GTGTTTGAGATTATTAAGTCAGGCGGTTGGTTGATGTTACCGATCGTGTTCAGTTCGGTAATCGCCTTGGCCATTACCGTGGAACGATATTGGACCCTGCGGGTTGCCAAAGTCCGACCAAAGGAGCAATTGCCTCAGGTTTGGCTGTGGATTAAAAATCAGGAGCTGGACGCCAATAAAATTAAGGAACTCAAGCAGAGCAGTTTGTTCGGTTTTGTCTTGGCGGCAGGCTTAACCACCTCCCGGCACGGTCGCGAAGCGATGAAGGATGCCATTCAAGAGGCCGGTGACCATGTCGCCCATGAAATGGAGAAATTCCTCAATACCTTGGGCACGATAGCGGCGATATCGCCGTTGTTGGGCCTACTTGGTACCGTGCTCGGTATGGTGGATGTGTTTTCTGACATCATGTTGCAAGGCACCGGCAATACCGCGGTATTGGCCGGCGGCATCTCCAAAGCCCTCATTACCACGGCAGCGGGCCTATCCGTGGCCATTCCCGCAGTGATCTTTCATCGTGCTCTGGCGCGTAAGATCGATGAACTGCTGGTGCTGATGGAACAGGACAGTGCCAAACTGGTCGAGGCCATCTATAACGACGGGTCCAGTAACAAAAAATGA
- a CDS encoding PilZ domain-containing protein, giving the protein MKPSIPDDRRDSFRVEMNAMVSAVKVDGSRIVDASDCFPELHVMALQSQSAVIEQEMNLISDRIKDIAVRKILDLLQQKISLMAKLIDIQTAQANNLKTQLIDISTGGCSIVLPDTLEVGDRMALALIFTPSYFSLFTLATLTEQSDRDGLRKYHFRFENLLESQQQTLLKLMFKAQTNLHNT; this is encoded by the coding sequence ATGAAACCCTCTATACCCGATGATCGGCGTGACTCTTTTCGAGTTGAAATGAATGCAATGGTGAGCGCCGTGAAGGTCGATGGTAGCCGGATTGTTGACGCCAGTGACTGTTTCCCCGAATTGCATGTCATGGCATTGCAATCCCAGTCGGCGGTGATCGAACAGGAAATGAACCTCATCAGTGACCGGATTAAAGACATTGCGGTGCGCAAAATACTCGACCTGTTGCAGCAAAAAATCAGTCTGATGGCCAAACTGATCGACATCCAAACGGCCCAAGCGAACAACCTAAAGACGCAACTGATCGATATCAGCACCGGGGGCTGCTCAATTGTCTTACCCGATACCCTTGAAGTGGGTGATCGTATGGCCTTGGCGCTAATTTTCACCCCAAGTTATTTCTCCCTATTTACCCTCGCGACCCTGACCGAACAGAGCGACCGCGATGGGCTGCGAAAATATCATTTCCGCTTTGAAAATCTTTTAGAATCGCAGCAACAGACGCTGTTAAAGTTGATGTTTAAAGCACAAACCAATCTTCATAACACCTAA
- a CDS encoding lipoprotein-releasing ABC transporter permease subunit, protein MFHSLPLYIGLRYLRAKRRNHFISFISGISMVGLTLGVMVLIIVLSVMNGFDREMRTRILGMVPHATISLPGEFKNSETIRQIALQHPMVLGASGYIESQGMVIANDRTRGALLSGVEPSTVGTVSILPDHMIAGSIAALDDQSFGVIIGASLARVLGVSLGDKLTLIVPEMSVTIASIQPRFKRFTLVGIFKVGAELDSSLVITHIDDLAKLMLYGDAIDGLQLRTTDLFQARQIAFDIGRELPDVYFVSDWTRTQGNLFQAIQLEKRLVGLLLFMIVAVAVFNIVSSLVMLVTDKQGEIAVLRTLGATSRQILGVFMVQGTAIGLIGIAMGVLLGVIGALTIADIIAWVETAFDMQFLNSDVYFINYIPSELDWRDVLIISSATFIISVLSTIYPAWKASKISPAEVLRYES, encoded by the coding sequence ATGTTTCACAGCCTACCACTCTATATAGGTCTTCGGTATTTACGCGCCAAACGGCGTAATCATTTTATCTCATTCATCTCCGGAATCTCCATGGTCGGCCTGACTCTGGGCGTCATGGTATTGATTATAGTCTTGTCGGTTATGAACGGTTTTGACCGCGAAATGCGCACCCGCATTCTCGGCATGGTACCTCATGCGACCATCTCCCTACCCGGAGAATTCAAAAATTCCGAAACCATTCGGCAAATTGCCTTACAGCATCCCATGGTTTTAGGCGCTTCTGGCTATATTGAAAGCCAGGGTATGGTCATTGCCAACGATCGCACCCGGGGGGCCTTGCTCAGCGGCGTTGAGCCATCGACCGTTGGCACCGTGTCTATCTTACCTGACCATATGATCGCCGGTTCGATTGCGGCCTTAGACGATCAATCTTTCGGGGTGATCATCGGCGCGTCGCTGGCGCGCGTGCTGGGTGTCTCCCTTGGAGACAAGCTGACCCTGATCGTACCGGAGATGTCGGTGACGATCGCCAGTATCCAACCGCGTTTTAAACGCTTTACCCTGGTTGGCATCTTTAAGGTCGGCGCGGAACTCGATTCGAGCCTGGTTATCACCCATATCGATGATTTGGCCAAGCTGATGCTATATGGCGATGCCATCGATGGCCTGCAGTTGCGCACCACGGATCTGTTTCAAGCCCGTCAGATTGCCTTCGATATCGGGCGGGAACTGCCCGATGTCTACTTTGTCTCCGATTGGACCCGTACCCAGGGCAATTTATTCCAGGCGATCCAATTGGAGAAACGCTTGGTCGGTCTACTGCTCTTTATGATTGTCGCCGTTGCGGTCTTTAATATAGTGTCCAGCCTAGTGATGTTGGTTACCGACAAGCAGGGCGAGATCGCCGTATTGCGCACCTTGGGTGCGACCAGTCGACAAATACTCGGCGTCTTTATGGTTCAGGGCACCGCCATTGGCTTAATTGGGATCGCCATGGGCGTATTGCTTGGAGTGATCGGCGCCCTAACGATTGCCGACATCATTGCCTGGGTTGAAACGGCCTTCGATATGCAGTTTCTTAATTCCGATGTCTACTTTATCAACTATATCCCGTCCGAACTGGACTGGCGTGATGTGCTCATCATCTCCTCGGCCACCTTTATTATTTCGGTTCTGTCGACAATCTATCCGGCTTGGAAGGCGTCCAAGATATCCCCGGCGGAGGTCTTACGTTATGAATCTTAA
- a CDS encoding ComEC/Rec2 family competence protein → MGLGILVLGQLERTSAHVLPRSWVHQRVPLTVCLEQPPKPYLDYSSAMARVVEQPEALSLRRVRLTLPIALEPSTLLAGHCLRGDFQVRQPFGYIIPGAFNADSFNFATRIDAKASLKTLHQQDYRPTLAQSLYHQRQGLFDDAASLELWRALALGWSAALSSELRTDLAQNQLVHLLVVSGMHIGFVSLMVLALVNGVAWLCAGRLMIPQTHRYLVVLTIVAAYVALLGWPVPATRALLMALLPVVLVQVGWQVPWYSGLTVAAIGLTLMRPEAWLGLGAWLSFSSVLIILLLWRWRLIATRHWLLKLVLFQVFMSLSILPWALVFGFYLNPLAALVNLLVTPCLALLLLPLALAILLLGRSELVPPFEWGVEMLIRVMAWAGDFGTLLPWWPLLTVVLATSLLMLFAWLPDRRFKLVLGLLFGLGFMTFHLASEPRATRRVTVFDVGHGQAVLIEHNDDRWLYDTGGQSGVTSLFERNLARRVRSLSGLVVSHSDIDHAAGADFILTRDPQLVTWAGQPRTLTTVPAARSAWRNCHRAGQLNDFLRFIPIPSVLMDTDNNHSCILVYDSGFGRVLITGDASKRIEYFILQQHPELFPFDMIVLGHHGSASSSAQDWLTANRSALFILSSADRARPRWPSPMLLSWFNQPQRRLLSTAKVGTIQVTFGAQGMRYRSWDSAFRKRLIY, encoded by the coding sequence GTGGGCCTCGGCATCTTGGTGCTCGGCCAACTGGAGCGCACCAGTGCGCATGTTTTACCCCGTTCTTGGGTGCATCAACGGGTGCCTCTGACCGTCTGTCTCGAACAGCCCCCTAAGCCTTACCTTGATTACAGCAGCGCCATGGCTCGAGTTGTCGAACAGCCCGAGGCACTTTCCCTACGTCGGGTACGCCTGACCTTGCCGATCGCACTGGAGCCATCGACCTTGCTTGCCGGTCACTGCCTGCGCGGAGACTTCCAAGTGCGCCAGCCGTTCGGGTATATCATTCCGGGCGCCTTTAACGCCGACAGTTTCAATTTTGCGACCCGAATTGATGCCAAGGCCAGCCTGAAGACGCTGCACCAGCAAGACTATCGGCCCACCCTAGCGCAAAGTCTGTATCACCAACGTCAGGGCTTGTTCGATGACGCCGCCAGTTTGGAATTGTGGCGTGCGCTGGCGCTCGGGTGGTCCGCTGCGCTGTCATCTGAATTGCGCACCGACCTGGCACAGAATCAATTGGTCCATCTATTGGTGGTCAGTGGCATGCACATCGGCTTCGTTAGCCTGATGGTCTTGGCTCTGGTGAACGGCGTGGCCTGGCTATGCGCCGGGCGTCTAATGATCCCGCAGACCCATCGCTATCTGGTGGTATTGACCATAGTCGCGGCCTATGTCGCCTTGCTCGGCTGGCCGGTACCGGCTACCCGGGCGCTGTTAATGGCCCTGCTGCCGGTTGTGCTGGTTCAGGTCGGTTGGCAGGTGCCTTGGTACAGTGGACTCACTGTTGCGGCCATCGGCCTCACGCTCATGAGGCCCGAGGCGTGGCTCGGACTGGGGGCCTGGTTGAGCTTCAGCTCGGTGTTGATCATTCTGTTGCTCTGGCGTTGGCGACTCATCGCCACGCGCCATTGGTTACTGAAGCTGGTGCTGTTTCAGGTGTTTATGTCCCTGTCCATTCTGCCTTGGGCGCTGGTCTTCGGCTTTTACCTCAATCCGCTGGCGGCTCTGGTTAACCTCCTAGTCACTCCGTGTCTGGCTTTGCTGCTGTTGCCCTTAGCCCTCGCCATTTTGCTACTTGGCCGCAGTGAACTGGTGCCGCCCTTTGAATGGGGCGTCGAGATGCTCATTCGGGTGATGGCTTGGGCCGGTGACTTCGGCACATTGTTACCCTGGTGGCCGCTGCTAACGGTGGTGCTCGCAACCAGTTTACTGATGCTCTTCGCGTGGCTGCCGGATCGGCGCTTTAAGTTGGTGCTCGGATTGCTGTTCGGCCTGGGCTTTATGACCTTTCACTTGGCATCGGAGCCTAGGGCGACCCGGCGGGTGACGGTATTCGATGTCGGTCACGGTCAAGCGGTGTTAATTGAACACAATGACGATCGTTGGCTCTATGATACGGGCGGGCAGAGCGGTGTAACCAGCCTGTTCGAACGCAATTTAGCCCGCAGGGTCCGATCACTTTCCGGCTTGGTGGTCAGCCATTCAGACATAGACCATGCCGCGGGTGCGGATTTCATCTTAACCCGAGACCCGCAGTTGGTAACTTGGGCGGGGCAACCGCGCACCCTCACAACCGTTCCGGCCGCGCGATCGGCTTGGCGCAATTGCCATCGGGCTGGGCAATTGAACGACTTTCTGCGTTTTATTCCCATCCCATCCGTTCTGATGGATACGGACAATAATCATTCCTGTATTTTGGTCTATGACTCAGGCTTCGGGCGAGTTCTCATCACCGGTGATGCCAGCAAGCGGATTGAGTATTTTATACTGCAGCAACACCCCGAGCTGTTCCCCTTTGATATGATTGTTTTGGGCCATCATGGCTCCGCCAGCAGCTCGGCACAAGATTGGCTTACGGCCAATCGCTCGGCGCTATTTATCCTTAGCAGCGCAGATCGTGCCAGACCGCGTTGGCCATCGCCTATGCTGCTAAGCTGGTTTAACCAGCCACAGCGGCGGCTCCTGAGTACCGCCAAGGTTGGTACGATCCAAGTCACCTTCGGGGCGCAGGGCATGCGCTACAGAAGTTGGGATTCGGCCTTTCGAAAACGCCTTATTTATTGA
- a CDS encoding agmatine deiminase family protein → MTDHLVLPAEWHQQDAILITWPHALSAWAANLSFVELSYIDLTTTLSHYQDMIIQLHPSVDLEKLLRKLTQSEANLSKCHFVVLASNDTWARDHGPIGVLDQGMTKLLDFTFNGWGNKFEAQLDNQLNRAMADLGLVVATTSIDWVLEGGSLESDGQGTLLTTSACLLNTNRNGKVSRAQVEERMASCLGANRMLWLESGALEGDDTDAHIDTLARFASVSTIIYQGCTDPLDSHYASLVQMKAELAAFRTNDGVAYDLIELPWPSAKFAADGHRLPATYANFLITNKLVLVPTYDDPMDILAIELVQRAFPNHFIRGINALPLIEEHGSLHCITMQLIEGSVNFKGRFESLPGTMG, encoded by the coding sequence ATGACTGACCACCTAGTACTCCCAGCCGAATGGCATCAGCAAGATGCAATACTCATTACCTGGCCGCATGCCTTGAGTGCATGGGCCGCGAACCTAAGCTTTGTTGAACTAAGCTATATAGATCTGACGACGACCCTGTCCCACTATCAGGATATGATTATTCAATTGCACCCGAGTGTCGATCTGGAAAAACTATTGCGCAAGTTGACTCAGTCTGAAGCCAATTTGAGCAAATGCCACTTCGTGGTCCTAGCCAGCAATGACACCTGGGCCCGCGACCACGGCCCTATTGGCGTTTTAGACCAGGGTATGACCAAGCTGTTGGACTTTACCTTTAACGGCTGGGGCAATAAGTTCGAAGCGCAATTGGATAACCAGTTGAATCGCGCTATGGCCGATCTGGGCCTTGTGGTGGCCACCACATCGATTGACTGGGTGCTTGAAGGCGGTAGTTTGGAATCCGACGGCCAAGGCACCCTGTTGACCACCAGTGCCTGTCTATTGAACACCAATCGAAACGGCAAGGTATCTAGGGCTCAGGTCGAAGAGCGCATGGCAAGCTGCCTAGGCGCAAACAGAATGCTTTGGCTGGAATCCGGTGCGTTAGAGGGCGACGACACCGATGCCCATATCGACACCCTGGCCCGCTTTGCATCCGTCTCAACGATAATTTATCAGGGTTGTACCGATCCGTTGGACAGCCATTATGCCAGCCTGGTTCAGATGAAAGCTGAGTTGGCGGCTTTTCGCACCAACGATGGTGTGGCCTATGACCTGATTGAATTGCCTTGGCCGTCGGCCAAGTTTGCCGCTGATGGGCACCGACTGCCGGCCACCTACGCTAACTTTTTGATCACCAATAAGCTGGTTCTGGTACCGACCTATGATGACCCGATGGATATATTGGCTATAGAGCTAGTGCAACGGGCCTTTCCGAATCATTTTATTAGGGGGATCAATGCCCTGCCACTGATCGAGGAGCACGGTTCGCTGCACTGCATCACCATGCAGCTCATCGAGGGGTCGGTCAATTTCAAAGGCCGCTTCGAGAGCCTGCCCGGCACCATGGGCTGA
- a CDS encoding ExbD/TolR family protein: MRFRRGRQEEVSVNVTPLIDVVFLLLIFFMVTTTFSRETQLQIDLPESQSQVAAEDELPIEILIDRSGTYALNDRVLLKQDIGSLKRALAELSDTSKTKPIVITADAQAPHQSFIVALDAVAQLGFSKVSITTQAEAN; this comes from the coding sequence ATGAGATTCCGTCGCGGTCGTCAAGAAGAGGTATCGGTAAATGTCACACCACTGATCGATGTGGTGTTTTTGCTATTGATATTTTTTATGGTGACGACCACCTTCAGCCGGGAGACCCAACTACAGATAGATCTGCCGGAGAGTCAAAGCCAAGTCGCGGCCGAAGACGAACTACCGATCGAAATCCTAATCGATCGAAGTGGTACCTATGCGTTGAACGATAGGGTGCTCTTAAAACAGGACATCGGCTCCCTAAAGCGTGCCTTGGCCGAGCTATCCGACACCTCGAAGACCAAACCCATTGTCATCACGGCCGATGCCCAGGCACCGCACCAATCCTTTATTGTGGCGCTCGATGCTGTGGCGCAATTGGGATTTAGCAAGGTCAGCATTACGACCCAGGCCGAAGCCAACTAG